From Desulfuromonas soudanensis, the proteins below share one genomic window:
- a CDS encoding sigma-54-dependent transcriptional regulator, with the protein MDKILIVDDEAFIRENLERILTEDGYRPISTESGDEAVRQVGEEDVDLVLLDLNLAGKSGLDVLRELREVDPEVLVIIITGYGTVESAVEALKMGAYDYIKKPFKADAIRLIVRLALETQNLRREVRSLRRKTKEGDLSGTGDMVGSSPELLDVFRQVREVAKHETSTVIITGESGTGKELVARGIHNLSPRRDRPFIEINCGSLPFNLLESELFGHERGAFTDAKTRKIGLFEEAGGGTIFLDEIGEMDLGLQVKLLRVLEDRKIRRLGGIRNIDIDVRVIAATNRNLKEAIEEKVFREDLYYRLNVFPIHVPPLRERRPDIPPLLHSFLQRFNREFNKHIREISREALDLLTRYAWPGNVRELRNVVERICIMNQGDVIRPDVLPREIRGEIAPRESLISFEIPPEGILLEATVEQLEKELIAQAAKITGGNVAKTARLLNVPRGTLRYKMEKYQLSGVD; encoded by the coding sequence ATGGACAAAATCCTGATCGTCGATGACGAGGCATTCATCCGTGAAAACCTCGAGCGGATACTGACCGAGGACGGCTATCGCCCCATCTCCACCGAAAGCGGCGACGAAGCGGTGCGCCAGGTCGGCGAGGAGGATGTCGACCTCGTCCTTCTCGACCTCAATCTGGCCGGCAAGAGCGGTCTCGACGTCCTGCGCGAACTGAGGGAGGTCGACCCCGAGGTGCTGGTGATCATCATCACCGGCTACGGCACCGTCGAGAGCGCCGTCGAGGCCCTGAAAATGGGGGCCTACGACTACATCAAAAAGCCCTTCAAGGCCGACGCCATCCGCCTTATCGTCCGCCTGGCCCTGGAGACCCAGAATCTGCGCCGCGAGGTGCGGAGCCTGCGGCGCAAGACCAAGGAGGGTGACCTGTCGGGGACCGGCGACATGGTCGGCTCGAGCCCCGAACTCCTCGATGTCTTTCGGCAGGTGCGGGAGGTCGCCAAGCACGAGACCTCGACGGTGATCATCACCGGCGAGAGCGGAACCGGCAAGGAGCTGGTGGCCCGCGGCATCCACAACCTCTCTCCCCGCCGGGACCGGCCCTTCATCGAGATCAACTGCGGATCGCTCCCCTTCAACCTCCTCGAGTCGGAGCTCTTCGGCCATGAGCGCGGCGCCTTCACCGATGCCAAGACCCGCAAGATCGGCCTCTTCGAAGAGGCCGGCGGCGGGACGATCTTCCTCGACGAAATCGGCGAGATGGATCTCGGGCTGCAGGTCAAGCTGTTGCGGGTCCTCGAGGATCGCAAGATCCGCAGGCTCGGCGGCATCCGCAATATCGACATCGATGTGCGGGTGATCGCCGCCACCAACCGCAATCTCAAGGAGGCGATCGAGGAGAAGGTCTTCCGTGAGGATCTCTACTACCGCCTCAACGTCTTCCCCATCCATGTGCCGCCGCTGCGGGAGCGGCGCCCGGATATCCCGCCGCTCCTGCACTCCTTCCTGCAGCGCTTCAATCGGGAATTCAACAAGCACATCCGGGAGATTTCCCGGGAAGCCCTGGATCTGCTGACGCGCTATGCCTGGCCGGGAAACGTCCGCGAGCTGCGCAACGTGGTGGAGAGGATCTGCATCATGAACCAGGGAGACGTCATTCGTCCCGATGTCCTCCCCCGGGAGATTCGCGGCGAGATCGCTCCCCGGGAGAGCCTCATTTCCTTCGAGATTCCCCCGGAGGGGATTCTCCTCGAGGCGACGGTCGAACAGCTGGAAAAGGAGTTGATCGCCCAGGCGGCGAAAATCACCGGCGGAAATGTGGCCAAAACGGCCCGTCTGCTCAACGTTCCCCGGGGAACGTTGCGCTACAAAATGGAAAAATACCAGCTCTCCGGCGTCGATTGA